The DNA window CGTGGGTGGCTTCAAAAATCGCGCAGGAGTCACCAATATTCGCCCCTGGCCCCATGCCTAAACCGCCGACAACAGCGGCAGCCGCGTCGGATAGGTAATCCCCATTCAGGTTCATGGTTGCCAGAATCGAGTATTCGTCGGGTCGGGTCTGGATCTGCTGGAAAATGCTGTCAGCAATGCGATCATTGACCATAACTTTGGCTTTCCACTGGCCGTTGCCGTGGGTTTCCCAGATGGCGTCCAGAACGGCCTTGACCTCGTTGCAAACTTGCTCTTTCTTCTCAGCCGTCAGGGCGTCATACCCGGGTTCAATTTGACGGGCGTTGTCTTCAATGCTGAGGTCTGGATTTTTCTCCTTGTTGCTGAGAATCCAGGATTCCCGTTCGGTGATGCACTCGGCGCGGAATTCGGAGGTTGCCAGTTCATAGCCCCAGTCTCGAAACGCCCCTTCGGTGTACTTCATAATGTTGCCCTTGTGAACCAGCGTCACCATTTGCTTGTTCTTGGGCAACCGCAACGCATGCTTAATAGCGCGACGCACGAGACGTTGAGATCCAGTTTTACTGATCGGCTTAATGCCGATGCCGGAATCGAGGGGAATCCGCTTTTTGCCGTGTTCTGGTGTAGCGGGGATCAGATCTTCGTTCAAGATTTTGATGAGGCGATCGCCGATTTCGCTCCCCTGCTTCCATTCAATCCCGAGATAAATATCTTCGGTGTTTTCTCGATAAATGATGACATCAAGCTTTTCTGGACTTTTATGGGGTGACGGTGTGCCGTCGTAGTACTTGCAAGGACGAATACAGGCGTAAAGATCGAAGATTTGCCGCAACGCTACGTTTAACGAC is part of the Synechococcales cyanobacterium T60_A2020_003 genome and encodes:
- a CDS encoding NADP-dependent isocitrate dehydrogenase, which codes for MYQKISPPPTGSRITFSNGEPVVPNDPIIPFIRGDGTGVDIWPAAQRVFDAAVQKAYGGDRQIQWFKVYAGDEACEVYGTYQYLPDDTLTAIQEYGVAIKGPLTTPIGGGIRSLNVALRQIFDLYACIRPCKYYDGTPSPHKSPEKLDVIIYRENTEDIYLGIEWKQGSEIGDRLIKILNEDLIPATPEHGKKRIPLDSGIGIKPISKTGSQRLVRRAIKHALRLPKNKQMVTLVHKGNIMKYTEGAFRDWGYELATSEFRAECITERESWILSNKEKNPDLSIEDNARQIEPGYDALTAEKKEQVCNEVKAVLDAIWETHGNGQWKAKVMVNDRIADSIFQQIQTRPDEYSILATMNLNGDYLSDAAAAVVGGLGMGPGANIGDSCAIFEATHGTAPKHAGLDRINPGSVILSGVMMLEYMGWQEAADLIKEGLGKAIAHREVTYDLARMMEPPVEPPLRCSEFATAIIKQFGGEA